The Ammoniphilus sp. CFH 90114 genome contains the following window.
TCCGAAGAGGGGGCATGGCTTTGGTCAACCCATATAAGAATCCCTAAAAAACAGTACGGTTTAAAACATAATGGGAAAACGCACATCGCAGGATATGTTTGCTTGCTGCATGAATTTATGGCACATGAAATGGCTGTAAGCCAGGTTTTGTTCCTGCGTGCTTCAAGCGATGCCACTCTCGCACTACAGGTGCAGTCATTTAACTATCGATTCGTGATGAACCGATCCGTCCCTTTGGTTCCTATTGTTCCCGCAGGACGGTGCCCCTACCGTAAGTTTGGGTTGCTCGCTCGTGGGGTTTACCCGTTCCACCTTTCTCGTTTCCAAGAAAGTAATCGTCACTGTGGCACTTTCAGGTTACTCTCAGCATATCCCTCAAAGAAGAACTTAGCATGATTTCACCGCCGTCAGCTAACCATGAAGATTAACTGCCCACCCTTGCGAGTGGCACGAACACTCCGGGCATCTCAGCTCCGGGCGAGCCTGGACTTTCCTCAACTTATGCTTGCACATAAGCCGCAACTACTCACCATTTCATGTTTTATTTCGTTGTTGTTTGTGTAAACTAATTTATCATGGATCACCGTTCACTGTCACTAGTGAATGTTTTCCAACACTCACCGTATACCCTATTTGGTGATGCGTCTCATCCACGAGACTTAATTTATCATTCTACGATGCTTCTAGGCAATAGATTATTATTTCCATTTTAGATGTCGTCGTCATCTACTCCAACGAGAAACAATCGTTCTTGAAATCCACCTCGAGTTTCGGCTTTTTCTCTGCGAATCTGTTCCAATTCTTCGAAAGAAGAATCATGAACCTCCACTAACGCATAGATCATCTCCAACAAATCAGCTAGTTCCTCCATGGCTTCCTGATCATTTCTCGCTTGCAGATACTCGTCCAACTCTTCTCGGCATTTTTTCTGAAGCTCCAGCTTGTAGTCTTCCTGTTCTAAGATGCGGAAACTGTACTTTTTTCCCGATTTCTCAATAATCTCTGGGATGCGATCACGTACAAGTTTATTATAGATAGGCATATTAGTGTCTCCCTTCTAAGAATAACACGTTCACTGAATAACCTAATTATAACAAACCTCCACCATATTGTCAGAATAATCTTATATATATATATTTCTATACACCGGTATCTAGTAGGGGATGCATCCTTTTACTTTTCCTCTTCTTTTTCCACACTTTTCTTCTTATCCCTCATAAACATCATGATGGCTATCGTAAGAAAGGCACTCCCACCAATCATCGAAAAAATGAAATCCGTCCATATTAATTTATCGTTAGGACCATTACCGATTGGGCCCACTTTTGGAGCATAGGCATAATACAACTCATAAATCGAAATCCCAATATAGAACAGCGCACTAAACAACACAATATACTTTCTCAAGTTATCTGACTCCTTTCTTTTGCAATGACATCCTGACCGATTCGTAATATTTTTTTATTATAGATAAATACTAACCATGAAAGGAGGGTTTATGTTAAAAGAGAATCGTCTTAATCGCAATTCCATCCCTTTTCTCATTTTAGGTATCATCCATCTATTTATCCTCGTTAAATTAATAAACCAACAAAGGCATAGACTTACCTTCATTCTATTATTAACCAATATTGGATTGGCTTACATGTTTGAGTATTTTGTATTAAACCTGTTTCAGGCCTACACCTATAAACCAAGAGTAATGAAACAACGGAACTTTGATAATATCTTTGGAGCCATATTATCTCAAGCACTGTTTGTACCCGTCACAGCAACTTACCTAACCTTGTCGCAAAAAAACTGGAAATGGAAACTGGCATTCTCTAGTGGATATTATTTCATTGAGAAACTCTTTCTACGATTACAAATTTATAAAGTACATTGGTGGAAGCCTCTTTACACCTTCCTATTAATCAATGTTTACTTTATAATTAGTGATTGTTTTTATCAGAGCATCATGAATCGAAAAAAATGGGCGCTAAAAACCGCTCATTATTTATCCATAGAAGTCATTTATATTACCTTAATGTATGTGGCTGCCGCGAGAAGAAGGATCCGATTTGGACGAGGATATGTTCATTCTTGGAGAGAACACTTCATCATAGCCCCTCTATATAGTTTTCTATTTTCAGCCATGGCCTGCTTAACTTCCGTAAAATCTGGATTACATTATAGGCTGCTCCTACTATTTGGGAATGTCGTCATGGACCTTGTATTGGTAAGGGCAGGGGTATTAAAACTCCATTTTCAGTATTACATCAGAATCCTTCTTTCCCAATTCCTCATGTCGATATTATCAAGATCGCTGTATAACCTCATCTACAAACAAAATGACGCGAACATACATTAATAGAACATGTTCGCTCTTTTTCGTTTTGGTATAAGCAAATGCTTCTCTCTTGCTTCACTTCTTAAATTGCGCACTATTATTCATGATCGTTAACGGCTTCGTCATCTGATTATAATTCATCCAGTACCGGATAATGACCAGCAACAAAAAAATGACAAGGGACATAAACAAATTGACTGCAGGCCATAACCCTAACCACTGTGCTCCCCAACCCAATCCGAGTAATGGTATACTAACACCCAAATAGGAGATTGCGTAAAATATCGAGATCACATTCCCACGTACTTCTTTCGGTGCAATCTCATTGACCAAAGACAAGCTGCCAACAAACGCTGGGCCATGCCCCATTCCTGCAAAGACTGCACATAGTAAAAGCAACGGCAACGAGGCAAACCAGTTTAATAATACTAATCCTGTCAGACAAAACAAGGCGCTAACAATCCCTACTAACGTTACGATAAAGGTGGAAAAAGAAAGCTTTCGCAATATGACCTGAACGACCGTTGAGGAACCTAAAGCTAGAAACACAATTAGTCCGGATACTATGATGCTCTTGGTACCTGTAAACGTAAACAGGTAGGTCGGAAGCACCGTTAAAAACAAACCGATTACAGCCCAAACTAAAATGGATGTACAAGAAGCCAAGTAGAACGACGAACGGATTTCTGTCGGGACCCTAGGTAAATAAAGCTTCTCTTTTCTTTTTTCTTTTAGCGTCTCGTCAATTGTTACCAGGACAAAAAGACAAGGCAACAAGAAGATTAAGAGGATAACGTATGGCATACTTATCGAATCCATAAAAGACTTAGCAATGCTAGCGGAAAAAATGGGTCCAAGCGCATTCCCTACAGACATGGCAATCGATGATACAAAGGCACAAAAGGTCTTATCTTGTGAAGGATGTATCTCCGTCATGGCAGCGACAGCGACACCGTTAAAAAGCCCAACAGAAAGTCCTTGCAACACGCGCGATAAAAGAATGCTAATCGTTCCATCTGCCAAAGCAAAACTAACAGTACCCAGAATCGACATGCTTAACCCCAACACCAGAATCCATTTCCTTCCGATCCGGTCTGATAATTGTCCAGCTATCAGACTTGTTGGGATAATAGCAAAAGCATAAACAGCAAAGATCAACGTGATCATGCCAGGGGAGAGCTCCCACTTTTGCTCGTACAATGAAAATAGCGGGATCGGAATATTAGCCCCTAGCATGATCAGAAATAAGGAAGACGCTATAAACCAAAAAGGAACAGACTTAATAATTTCACCTCATTTTTCTCATAGTTTCTATATCATTTACTGGAATTCTATGAAAAAAAGAAGATGATTACAAGTATGCAGTTATTCATGACTAAGTAAGAAAAAACTGACTAATAGGAACCAAGTAACACTTACACTAAACGGCATCCCATATTTTCCTGTTCGATCTACTTGCTTTTTCTGTATTGACAACAATTATCAATAGACTTATAATCATCTTATTCCGATAATGATTATCAATAACTAACTGTATTGATTATAAGCAAATACTCATAATTTAGAATTGTATATAAAAAGGAGATAAACCACATGATTAATATCCTTTTGAACCACCTTTACGGAAATAAAGCTAAAGAACTGGCCAACACCCAATGGAAAAGTTTGAATCGCACCCTCAAATTTGATCGATATCAGCAAGCTCAAGAAACACCAGAAGTTAAGTCGAGCAACAAGCGTATCAAGGTCTTAAAAGGTAAATGGAGTGTGTAACATGACTTCCGACATAAAGGAGAAGCTTGGATAGCTTCTCCCTTACATGTCTATTGTGCCATTGGAACACTAGCCTTCTTTGTATCTCTCACGCTCCACCATATAATTGATACCACGAGAAGTAAAGCAGCCGCTCCCCAATACATACTCTCTAGTCCAATTGACGCTAATAAAAAATAGCCTAATGTAGGTCCAATGGCAGAACCTAGATCCGTAGCAATAATGTAAGAGGTCGTTACCGCACCTTTCCATTCCTTCTTCGCCATATCTAGAGCCAAGGCATCGATAACGGTTGTGATCAAGGTAGCTGACATCTGCACGCCGAGGAGGATGATCAGCCATAAAACCATCGGCACTTGCAAAGGAACTAAGGCAAAAATCACAGAGGTAATGAATAGAGCTATCGTTAAAGCTTTCTTCCTTCCCATGCCATCAGAGACCTTCCCAAATACAGGGGCCAAGATCGGCTCCCATCCCCAACGAATTCCTTGCATAATGCCTGCAAGAGTTGCGGCTCCAAGCGTTAGACCAACGATCGTGATCATGGGATATCGGGTATCAATGAGGTGACTAAGCACCGCCACAAACAAACCTTGGAACAACATATTCAGGAACAGACCGGTTGTGAGCACGCCTAATACGGGTGGATTTTTAAATACTTGCAGCGTATGGGCTCGACCCACCTGCGGCACATACCCCCTAGCCGGATCGGAAAGTAAGAAGACCAAAGGAAGGGCGCATAATGCTGCACCTGCAAAAACCAGCGACACCATATACAACCCGGCTAGATCGGCAAAGATTCCCCCAATCACCATCCCAAACAAACTCCCAAGTCGATACAAACCATTGAAGGTGCCCATATAATGCCCTCTGTTCTCATCCGTTGATAGATCAGTAATCATGAGATAGGAGCCGATCCGAAGGAAACTCCATGCCACTCCCCATAAGCATCTCATGAGCACTAATATCCAGAAAGAAGAAAACAGACCATAGGACGAGGTTGTCATGATCGTTAAAACAATGGCTAAAATAATTCCCGTACGCCTACTCAATTTCATAAATAGCCAGCTAATCACCGGATTCATCGGAAGACGAATAAACCGATTAACGGATAGTAAAATCCCCACTTCCCACAAAGAAGCTAAACCAATCTCCTTCCAATGGGTAGGTAAAACTACATAAAGCATCGAATCTCCCAATAGACAGATGGCTGTAATGATGGCCATGATTTGAACTTGTCTTTTCTCCATGACCTTCTCCTTTCGTGCTGAGTAAGACACATTCCTCCTTGAAGTAACTAGTTGTAGTTTGCAAATACAAAAGTAAAAATCTCCAATATTTCACAAATTATGTACTATCTCATTATAAATTATTTTTACAGAATGTGGATTTATTTTTTTAAAAATAACGAAAAGCTGCTCACGATTGGGAAGTCGCGGCAGCTGATTTTAAGTCGGGGCAACACCATCATTGCAGGTGTAAAGCTAGTATAACAGAATTCGATGTCGGTTCCGACTGGGAAAGTAAGGAGATGTTACACCTCTTGGAGTGAATACTCCTTCTCCACTTTGCAGATTCTCGTCTTATAATTCTCATACCAAGCCGTTTTCCCTTTTTCCTGCGCAAGCTGATGTTCTTCGTTGGCTTTCCACGAACGGATCGCCTCTAAAGACTCCCAGTAAGAAATCGTGACCCCGAAACCATCAGCGTCCCTCACACTTTCAACTCCTAGGAATCCGGGCTGTTGGGAGGCTAGCGACACCATATGCTCTGCCATTCTCTCATATCCATGATCTCCTGCAGAGCGTTGATTCGTAAAGATGACAGCATAGTAAGGCGGTTGAGGCGTATGGGCGAATGTACTCATTCTTGGAGTCTCCTTGGTCTTCTGACCAGCTCCCCTCCACAGTTGGGGCAAGTATGATCCATTTCTTCGGTACAGGGAGTGCAAAAAGTACATTCATAGACACATATAAAGGCTAGAGCTTGATCCCCAAGAGAGGATTCACAGCGTTCACAGTTTTCTCTCATTTCTAATGCCATCGTTAAGGCCCCTTTTCTAGTAGGTTTACATCAGAAATATACCATTCCTCCCATTTCGATGTTAGGGCCAGTTTTCAACTTTTATTGGAGGTCAGATTGGAGTGACCTTTTGCCTTCCCATTACTCCCAAACAATCTAATTTTCTCAATCACTTTCTTTTTTACCGCTTCTCTTGATTCACCATGCACAGTGGCCAAATGATATTCCTTAGGATTCTTCTCCCACACCTTTTGCGCTGCTAACGTAAAAGCGTGTCGAAGTTCCGTATCTACATTAATTTTCGCAATGCCCAAGGGGATTGCTTCACGGATCAAGTGGTCGGGTACACCAGAGCCTCCGTGCAAAACTAGCGGCAGAGAACATGCTAATTGGATGTCATCCAATCGGTCAAAATGAATCTTGGGCACCCCTCTATAAAATCCATGGGCTGTTCCTACAGCCACCGCTAAATAATCCACTCCCGTTTCCCCTACAAATCGCACAGCATCTTCTACGTTCGTGAGAAAGGCCTCTTCCTCGCTTACCGTTAAATCATCTTCCGTACCAGCGATTCTCCCCAGTTCCCCTTCAACCGAAATCCCTACAGCATGGGCCGCTTCGACCACGCGTTTCGTTATCTCAATATTTTTTTCAAGCGGATGGTGAGAGCCATCGTACATCACGGATTGAAATTGAAGTTGAATCGCTTGGACCGCCTGTTCAAAGCTATTTCCATGGTCTAAATGAATGGCTGCCTCTGCTTCCACTCCCTCTCCCAATGTCTCAATGAGCTTAACCATCGCTTTCATTCCGGCATGCTTGATGACCCGTTGGCCAATTTGAATCATGACTGGGGCTCTCTCTTCAACAGAAGCGGCTAGAATCGCTTGAACCGTTTCAATATTATGTGCGCTAAACGCACCTACAGCATATCCTTCCGCTCTTGCTTTTACGAGCATGTCTTTTCCTGACACAAGCTTCATCAGTTTCCCCCCTTTTTCAAAAAGTGTTGGCTAGAATTCCAGGCTGGATAGGCCTCCAAGTCATCTCCAACCAGGGATCGAAGCCATTTTTTAAATAGGGCTCCCTCCCCCTGTTCGATCTCATGGAGTAGACTCTCCGGCATTCTTCTTTCTTTGCCCGCGACATCCGATAGACTACATTTACCGACACGATAAGTATCACCTTCGGAATCTTTAATCAGGGTAAGCATGTGTCCGGATATACCCTGATCCAATAAGCGGACTGCCTCTTGGCCCAACAGTCCGGCTTCATACCGATCTGTCTTGGATACTGTCGCGGCGCAGCAACGCTGATTCATGCCAAGCAACTCTGCCCGGACAGACAAATTCATCTCCCCGCTGACTTTATCAGCCAAATATTTAGAAGCCCCGCCCAAGACCGTTTTGCCCCCCTCGCGTAAGCTTATTTGAGATAATACCTGGCCTTGTTCATCGCGAATCCCTTCACTAATGACCACTAGAGCATAGCCGACATCTTTGACCACCTTGGAAACATCCTGAAGAAACAACTCTATGGAAAAGGGGGTTTCTGGTACATAGATCAGATGAGGCGGATGTTCCTGACTTTCTTTTAGAAGTATACTTGCGGCCGTTAGCCATCCTACATTGCGCCCCATCGTCTCAACGATTCGGACGTTCTCAAAATTACGCATGGACTTCAGGTCTTCTCCTATATCCCTTACCGTAGAAGCGACATACCGTGCAGCACTGCCATAGCCCGGAGTGTGATCCGTAACCAAGAGATCATTGTCAACAGTTTTCGGAATTCCGATCACCTGCAACTCATAGTTCATCGCCGCAGCTGTTTCCTCCATAAGCTGACAGGCTTTCATTGTCCCGTTGCCGCCGATCAAAACAAGAGAATGAATCTCTTGTTTTTTCAGATTCTCTACGGCTAGTTGAAGACCATCTTCCTGAACACTCCATCTCCCCGAACCTAATATAGCGCCGGGTGCAAAGCGAAAAGGCTCTAGTTCCTTAAATTTTTCTTCATCAATCTCAACGATCCAATTTTCCATAAGCCCCTGAAGGGCATTAATAATACCAAAGACCGTGTAACTCTTCATAGCTTCCTCTATGAAGTAAATCAAGCTGGTGTTGATCACCGCCGTTGGACCGCCTGCCTGACCTATCGCTACTCTAGGCTTTTTTCCCAGATTCATATAAGCCCCTCTCTAGTTATAGATACGTGACCGCTTCGATTCCTAGCATTTTGCTTAATTCTATTAATTCCTCTACTGCATCGTCATAAATAATCGAATAATGCGGCTCGAATCCCTCCATCATCAAGGAATGAACTACAGTCTTCGCATCCCCCCGAAGCTGCACTTCTACCGTCGTTCCATTGAAACACTGAGGACGATCAAGTGCCTCACCTCGCATAATCAACATGCGGTAACAATCGCTCAATTTACTCAAGCGGGCAATCGTAACTTGCCCCGGCTTCAAACCAAATTCCAAAGTAAATCCAAGCTTGCGATTAGGATGAACTCCAGCAACTGCTCCAGTAGCCGGATGTGCCAGAGAGTAAGCACCTGCTCCACAATGCCAGAACACAACGCTGTTGCTTTCCTCATTTAGATGAACCAAGTCACCGAGATAAGGGGCTGCCCCTCCGCTTAACTCCCGCTGAATATACATGGTAATCGCTCCGTGGATGTCTGACTCACATGAAGAAACGACGCCATCCTCCGTAAATTGGGATAACGTAGAGCAAGCCGCTGCACCCATCTCGGTAAAAAAATCCGGCCAGCATCTTACAGCTGTCGCTTTGATACCATGAGTATCAATATATTTTTTAAGATGGGACGAAAACTTGGCAAATTTAATAGCCGTTTCCTCATCCTTATTTAAACCAACGACTTTCGAGGCCGCAGACTCGAGCATAGGGCGCCATTCTTCTTCTGGGGCTTCCATGGATTTCTTAAACAGATCATGCAAATGGAGGTGGTGGACACGGACCCCCATTTGCTTTTTCAGCTCTAATTCATCTGTCCCGGAAAAGAAGAAGCCTGGAGGATGTTCACCAACTACCCCAACTGCTAAGGTAGACAATTTCTTCTGGACTTGTTTGGCCTTTAGCTTGCTCAGCAGCTTTTTCTGCGTGTATCCTTCCGTTGGATTCCCTAATAGGAAATCATAGTCGCGCTTAAAATATTTCAAGGCATTACAGGTGCTATTCCCTCCGGTTAAGGAATTGAGTCGTAGTCTTCCCCCTATTTCAGGCTCGCGGACCGACCATACGAGAATCGATTGCTTGTAATGGTCCATCAGCTTAACGATGAACTCAGCATCGGCAAAGGTAATCATTTGAAATAAGAGAAGATCCGGCTTTTGATTAGCACCTTGAATAAAGGCTTCAAGCTCTTCTACTGAAGTTAGAATTTCCTGAGGGGCACTCAGATTCATACTATACTTTTGCAGCCAACTTTTTGTTTCCTTAAAATAGCGATTAGCCGTCTCCATATCAAAGGTTTTTCTGCCGATGGGAAAATACGCCACACTTACATCAAACATCATAGTGCCTCCCTATTAAATAAATTGCTCTAAGTGCCTTTTGGCGTGGAGCAAGCCTTTTTGCACCAACTCCTCGGTTCCTTCCCAAATTGGATCTTCGTGCTCAATGCTAAGGACGTGATCATACCCAATTTCGTGTAGGGCGGTTATAAATTTATTCCAATCGACGTCTCCTTGACCTGGAATCCGATGCCTCCACCACTTCATTGTCAACATTCCTTCCTTACGCAACACATTGAGAAGGACTTCCGTATCTTTCGCCTGGGCCAGCACGATGCGATCTTTAAAGTCATGGACGGCTTCTACATAATCAATGCCTTGCCAAACTAAGTGAGAGGGATCTATATTTAAACCGAGTGCGTTTGATGGAACACGAGTGAACAACTCCTTCCAGAGATAGGGGGAAACAGCGATGTTATAAACGGGAGGCCAAAACTCATACATAGGACAATTTTCAAACGCTAACGATACTCCGTATTTCTCTGCTTTTTCGGCTATCGCGGGGAACACCTGCTCATACATATCGAGGTTTTCTTCGATCGTCTTTAGCGGGTCGCGGCCTGTAAACGTTGATACCACCTTTACCCCCATGTTGCTTGCTGCACGGAGGAGCATGTCAATGTACTCGACAGCTTCGGCCCGCTTGCTCTCATCGGGTGAGAGGAACGGAATGGCTCCAAACATAATGCCGATAATCGGCATGTCGTAACTTTCCTGCAGCTTCATGATGGACGTGGTGTTCTTCCCTTCCGCCAGCTCCTTCCAGTTAATATGCTTATATCTAGGGCCACCATGAAGTTCAATTCCATAAAATCCATGTTCTTTCGCCCAAGCAAAGGTTTTCTCCAATTCCCAATCTCTAAAGCAAGAGTGATACAGTCCGATTCGCATGCTTTCATCCCATCCTTTCAATCCATTAAAATTTAGACGGTGACCACTTGACCTGTTTCAATCGATTCGAGAACCGCGTAGGACAGCTTCAACATTTCCATTCCTAGTTCAAACCCATAAGGCTCGGGTGCATTCGTTTGCAGGGCCTCAATAAAGGCTTCAAACTCGACTTTATGTAGTTCTCTCTTTTCCAAGGGAACCACTTCAAGCTGATCTCCAATATACAACTTGACCTCTGTTCCACTGTCCCTTCCCCAAGTATTGAAATACCCGACAGCGCCACCCTTCGGGCCGAATATTCGATCTGGATTTGCCTGAAGTTGGGTATCCTTAGCTAAGCCCCAGGATATGGTCATCGTTCCGATATCCCCTGATTCATATTCGATGGTGATGATCGCCGTATCCACAGCCAATTCTTTAAAATGTGCGATTTCAGGGCGACCCTTTCCTAATATCCCTCCTCTTGCGTAAACCTTCTTTGGTTTAGAACGAAAAATCGTTTGCCACATTAAGAAGAAGTGACAACAAGTATCCACAACAGGACCCTGGTTTCCGTCCTTATCATGCATGGCAATCTTCGGTCTTACCTCTTGCAGAAGATCCGAGCTGAACACCATCGGGGAGCCGAATACTCCTTCCTCAGCCCACTTCTGAACTAGTTCAACGCCATGAGCAAAATTACGTTGAAAGCCCAACCCGAATTTCACTCCCGCTTCCTTCACCGCCTTCTGCATCCTCTCCACTTCTTCCCATGAGCTTGCTAAGGGCTTCTCACAAAATACGTGTTTGCCATGCTGGGCAGCCAGGATGGTAGCAGGGCCATGATAGACCAGAGGCAGCGCAATAGAAACAACATCAATATCGCTACGTGTTACAGATTCGGTAAAGTCCATGTAAACCTGTTCAACCCCTGCCTTTTTGGCTAAATCAAAAGCTCTATTTTTGTCCGTATCGGTAATCGACACCACTTCATGGCCGGCCAACTGCCAACCTTGCACATGACAGCGCCCCATGTCTCCAGCACCAAGCACGGCAATTCTGTACCGTTTCCCCATATCGTCACTCCTTTGACTTTTTTAATTGATAATTATAATAAAAATAAATATTCAGAATAATAATAGCGTGCTCTATCCTTTAGGGGTTAGGCTTGACGTTGTAATATAGCCGGTCGCCTCCAGGTTAAGCCCTCCAACTGAAATTCTTTCATGGGAAACTGTTTTGAGGGGGTTAGAATTTCATTTTCACTCACTCCAACAAACAACGTATCTTCCGATTTTGCACCCGCTATGGATGGATTCCAAGCATAAACTTGATTAGCTTGAACCACGAAGCTTTCCCCATGGGTCGCCAATTTCTCTCTCGTTGCATAGCCGGTTAATCCTCCCTGGTGGTGAAGCCGAAATTCTTCCGGATAACCTGCTTCATGGTAGAATTCTTTTAATCTATTAAAAATGGATCCCAGAGTGATTCCCGGACGGCTCAGATGCATGATCTTTGCATCAATCTCAGCTGCTGCCTGATGTCTTGCCTGCAGTTCTTGTGGAATCGCACCAAAATGCAGTGACCTCGTTGCTGAAGCAATCAAACCGTTCTTCCGCGTACACACCACCAACATCGCATACTGCTCTAGGCGCTTGGGGGTCGGCAGAGGATGCCTTCTCACATAGGCCCTTTCATCCACTGCGATGAGATTCACAATAGGTTCGAGTTCCCTCTCCCAGCAATGATAGGCTAGCTTGCCAGCGATCTGATATTCACTGTCTCCTTTATTCACAGCCATGGCCGCTTCCTCCATGGCTTCAGTCGTTAATGTCCCGAGTTCTCTTAATTCAGGTAAATCCTCCACGTCTACACAACTTCTTAAGGTGAGTAACACCGATTCTAGTTCCAGGTCCATTACAACACGAGAAGTTGCGGCGTATTTCTCTATCCTTCTTGCCAGTTGAGCCGGTTCAAACCAGTCCCATTTTTCATTCCCTGTAATATCCTTCTCATCCCGAAGCAGAATCTCTTCTTGCAGCATTCTTTCATTTTCAATATTGTTGGAAATAAAGATACAATCCACTGAGGAGATTAAAAAGTTACAGCAGGCTAGTTCCGAAGCTGTATTCACATGGGTTCTCCCAGCGATCAGCCAGGAGATATTTTTTTGAGTCGTTAGTCGTAACCACTCCACTTGATTTGCCCGCATAATTTCACGTATTTCTCCTAGCCGTTTACTAAAACGCGATTGCACCATGAGACACCCCGTTTCACAGATTACCTTTTCAAATGAGCTTGATATGAATATTTATCACTGCGATATTTGGTCTTGGTATATTCAATCGGCCTTCCCCCGTGATCGAAGCTGACTCTTCGCCGTTCCAACAGAGCATCCCCGAAATTAATTCCAAGCATCTCCGCTTCATATTTCGTTGCATTCACAGCATGGATCGTTTCGATAGCTTCGTTCAAAGCGATACCATGTTTCTCAAGTACCTGATAAAAAGCTACCGCATTCAAATCCTCTACCATGAGAAGTTGACCCAAATCCTCCGGCCAACAGCTTCTTTCATAGGCGAAAGGTTCTTGATCTGCAAGCTGGATTCTATCGATTACAAATACAGAAGCGTCTATTGGCAGTTTTAGTTTGGATATTTCATAGTATAGATCTGTTTTAAACTCGCAGCTAAGTAATCTTGCTGAATGCTTAAGTCCTCTTCCTGCAATTTCTTCCGCAAATCCCGTCAATTTGCCCAGCTTCTCTTCCACCTTTGTAGCCGTAACAATGGTGCCCTTCCCCTGCTTCTTTTCGAGCAAGTCTTCATTCACCAGGGCCATAATGGCTTCCCGAACGGTCGTCCGACTGACCTTGAATTCTTTGATCAGTTCCTGTTCTGTCGGAATCAAACTACCTACTGGCCACTCATGGACAATTCTATGCCTTAAGATTTCCTTCAGTTGATGATACAACGGAAGGGGGCTATTGGGATTCAAGTCTGTTCCGATCATACATTCACCTTCCTTCCAAAAAAATCATAACATCATGACCTTTTAGTAAAATCTTATCACATAACCACTGTATTTTATACCATAAAATTCTAATTTTTTTTTACATTCAA
Protein-coding sequences here:
- a CDS encoding MFS transporter, translating into MEKRQVQIMAIITAICLLGDSMLYVVLPTHWKEIGLASLWEVGILLSVNRFIRLPMNPVISWLFMKLSRRTGIILAIVLTIMTTSSYGLFSSFWILVLMRCLWGVAWSFLRIGSYLMITDLSTDENRGHYMGTFNGLYRLGSLFGMVIGGIFADLAGLYMVSLVFAGAALCALPLVFLLSDPARGYVPQVGRAHTLQVFKNPPVLGVLTTGLFLNMLFQGLFVAVLSHLIDTRYPMITIVGLTLGAATLAGIMQGIRWGWEPILAPVFGKVSDGMGRKKALTIALFITSVIFALVPLQVPMVLWLIILLGVQMSATLITTVIDALALDMAKKEWKGAVTTSYIIATDLGSAIGPTLGYFLLASIGLESMYWGAAALLLVVSIIWWSVRDTKKASVPMAQ
- a CDS encoding MFS transporter, which gives rise to MIKSVPFWFIASSLFLIMLGANIPIPLFSLYEQKWELSPGMITLIFAVYAFAIIPTSLIAGQLSDRIGRKWILVLGLSMSILGTVSFALADGTISILLSRVLQGLSVGLFNGVAVAAMTEIHPSQDKTFCAFVSSIAMSVGNALGPIFSASIAKSFMDSISMPYVILLIFLLPCLFVLVTIDETLKEKRKEKLYLPRVPTEIRSSFYLASCTSILVWAVIGLFLTVLPTYLFTFTGTKSIIVSGLIVFLALGSSTVVQVILRKLSFSTFIVTLVGIVSALFCLTGLVLLNWFASLPLLLLCAVFAGMGHGPAFVGSLSLVNEIAPKEVRGNVISIFYAISYLGVSIPLLGLGWGAQWLGLWPAVNLFMSLVIFLLLVIIRYWMNYNQMTKPLTIMNNSAQFKK
- a CDS encoding ketose-bisphosphate aldolase, coding for MKLVSGKDMLVKARAEGYAVGAFSAHNIETVQAILAASVEERAPVMIQIGQRVIKHAGMKAMVKLIETLGEGVEAEAAIHLDHGNSFEQAVQAIQLQFQSVMYDGSHHPLEKNIEITKRVVEAAHAVGISVEGELGRIAGTEDDLTVSEEEAFLTNVEDAVRFVGETGVDYLAVAVGTAHGFYRGVPKIHFDRLDDIQLACSLPLVLHGGSGVPDHLIREAIPLGIAKINVDTELRHAFTLAAQKVWEKNPKEYHLATVHGESREAVKKKVIEKIRLFGSNGKAKGHSNLTSNKS
- a CDS encoding nucleoside triphosphate pyrophosphohydrolase; the protein is MPIYNKLVRDRIPEIIEKSGKKYSFRILEQEDYKLELQKKCREELDEYLQARNDQEAMEELADLLEMIYALVEVHDSSFEELEQIRREKAETRGGFQERLFLVGVDDDDI
- a CDS encoding diphosphate--fructose-6-phosphate 1-phosphotransferase is translated as MNLGKKPRVAIGQAGGPTAVINTSLIYFIEEAMKSYTVFGIINALQGLMENWIVEIDEEKFKELEPFRFAPGAILGSGRWSVQEDGLQLAVENLKKQEIHSLVLIGGNGTMKACQLMEETAAAMNYELQVIGIPKTVDNDLLVTDHTPGYGSAARYVASTVRDIGEDLKSMRNFENVRIVETMGRNVGWLTAASILLKESQEHPPHLIYVPETPFSIELFLQDVSKVVKDVGYALVVISEGIRDEQGQVLSQISLREGGKTVLGGASKYLADKVSGEMNLSVRAELLGMNQRCCAATVSKTDRYEAGLLGQEAVRLLDQGISGHMLTLIKDSEGDTYRVGKCSLSDVAGKERRMPESLLHEIEQGEGALFKKWLRSLVGDDLEAYPAWNSSQHFLKKGGN
- a CDS encoding antibiotic biosynthesis monooxygenase; this encodes MSTFAHTPQPPYYAVIFTNQRSAGDHGYERMAEHMVSLASQQPGFLGVESVRDADGFGVTISYWESLEAIRSWKANEEHQLAQEKGKTAWYENYKTRICKVEKEYSLQEV
- a CDS encoding DUF1272 domain-containing protein, translating into MALEMRENCERCESSLGDQALAFICVYECTFCTPCTEEMDHTCPNCGGELVRRPRRLQE